The DNA sequence GCAGCCTCGGTCGCGCCTATGGGACGAGTGGTTGAATACGCCGAGCCTTGGTGGCTGCGCTTCTCGCGGACACCTGCCGCCGCCACCCGCCGTGGTGGCGTCTTCGGACGGCGGGCGCGGACCCGCTCGTCAGGCCGACCTCCCCCTCGGGGACGCCTCCGAACGCGCCCCGCGCGTTCTCGGCTCCAATCGCTCGGCCACCCGCCCCCACGGGCGGGAGCCTTCGGCTCCGTTGTCGAGGGGGCGGGTACCCGGCCTCGTCGATCAGGCCCCGAGGGGGAGGTCGGCCCGCCGAGCGAGCAAGAGCGCGCACCGTCAGGGTTGTCTCTTAGATCGACGATGCAACCACGGCGGGTGGCGGCCACGGGCGCCCGCGACGCGCGCAGCGAAAGCGAGCACGGCAGCGGGCGGATGGCCGACAGGACCCGCCGTCCGATGACGTAACCACGGCGAGTCTCGGACGACGAGATCTGTCTTCCTCCGGAAACGGGGGGCGGGGCAGTGCGGCATGTTTGCCGGAATTCGGTACCTGATACCCTATTTGATACCCTATTTCACCGCAGGAAGCACCCCAACAGTCGAGTCATAGCCCGGAAATGGGGTATCAGGTACCGAATTCCGATGAATGGGTCGGCTACTCCGCTTCCGCCGATGTGCCCGCGCGCTTCTCTTCCTCGCGCGCGCGGAGCCACTCCTCGCCGACCAGGACCTCGCGCGCCTTCGATCCTTCGAACGGACCGACGACCCCCGCGTCCTCGAGAAGATCGATGAGACGCGCCGCGCGCGAGTAACCGACCCGGAGGCGCCTCTGGAGAAGCGAGACCGAGCCTTGCTCGGCGTGGATCACGATGCGGGCCGCCTCGTCGAAGAGCTCGTCGTCGAGGTCGATGTCCGCGCCTTCCTCGTCGCTCCCCCCTTCCGTTTCGAGAAGGACCGTGCGGCGGTCCTTCGGCTGGTAGCCCTGTTCCTTGAGGAAGGTGACGATGTCGAACGTCTCCTCGGTCGAGATGTACGCTCCGTGGATTCGGCTCACCTCGGGACGCCCGGAGAAGACAAAGAGCATGTCCCCCTTCCCGAGGAGCTTCTCCGCGCCGTTCGCATCGATGATCGTTCGCGAGTCGACCTTCGATGCGACCTGGAACGCGATCCGCGAGGGGAAGTTCGCCTTGATCACGCCGGTGATCACGTTCACCGACGGTCTCTGCGTGGCGAGAACGAGATGGATCCCGACGGCGCGCGCCATCTGAGCGAGCCGCGCGACCGGATCCTCGATTTCGTTCGGAGCGGTGAGGATGAGGTCGGCGAACTCGTCGATCACGATCACAAGATACGAAAGCGGCTCGAGCTCGATCCCCTCCTCCTGGATCTCGCGGCTCGCCTGAAGCTTCGGGAGCGTGCGGTTGTAGTCGAGGATGTTCCGCACGCCGACGCGGGCGAGGAGCTTGTAGCGGCGCTCCATCTCGAACACCGCCCACCGGAGGACGCGCACCGCCTCCTTCGCGTCGGTGACGACCGGCGTGAGGAGGTGCGGGATCCCGTTGTAGACGGTCATCTCGAGCATCTTCGGGTCGATGAGGACGAGATGGACCTCTTCCGGGGTCGCTCCGTAGAGGAGGCTCGTCAGAACCCCGTGAATGCAGACGCTCTTCCCCGATCCGGTCGCCCCCGCGATGAGAAGGTGCGGCATCTCCTCGATCGACGTGCAGAAGGGGGCGCCGGAGATGTCCTTGCCGAGCGCGGCGGTGAGCACGCTCTTCCGAGACGCGTATGCTGTTGATGTAAGAAGCTCTTTGAGATAAACCGTCCGCGGCTTCGGGTTCGGGATCTCGACGCCGACCGCGCCTTTCCCCGGAATCGGGGCGACGATCCGGATCCGCTTCGCGCGAAGAGCGAGCGCGAGATCGTCCGCGAGCCCAGCGATCTGCTGCACCTTGACGCCGGGGGCCGGCTCCAGCTCGAAACGGGTGATCACGGGCCCCGGGTGCACCTCGACGACGCGCGCGCGCACTCCGAAGTGCGCGAGGGCTTCTTCGAGCCGGGCCGACTGCTGCCGGAGATACTCCTCCTCCACGCTCGGCTCGTTCGCCG is a window from the Candidatus Eisenbacteria bacterium genome containing:
- a CDS encoding DNA translocase FtsK; protein product: MGEENQAKNGEIRVDRERKILGILLLSLGLLVAIGLVQHIGTSSDEVRRFNRFLSRGLVGFFGFGSWLIPVFLLRVGWNRLTGGTLRSVLRAVVLFGSILVTFSLLFFSTRVFGSDAASLGGSLGEALFEATNRAFGSIGSTLIAITFFLVVLTALYDLTIPRVHPPDLGARLLRLPVLLARGAGGCFAAFRARVRRPARAENAPEEKPRKKKREKKETEPAEPSPPAVAIEESEEQTVDVESPAPDTEDENETSADPGPVIHQPAMAEETKGKTERKRRARKGEKEYLFPPITLLRDPPANEPSVEEEYLRQQSARLEEALAHFGVRARVVEVHPGPVITRFELEPAPGVKVQQIAGLADDLALALRAKRIRIVAPIPGKGAVGVEIPNPKPRTVYLKELLTSTAYASRKSVLTAALGKDISGAPFCTSIEEMPHLLIAGATGSGKSVCIHGVLTSLLYGATPEEVHLVLIDPKMLEMTVYNGIPHLLTPVVTDAKEAVRVLRWAVFEMERRYKLLARVGVRNILDYNRTLPKLQASREIQEEGIELEPLSYLVIVIDEFADLILTAPNEIEDPVARLAQMARAVGIHLVLATQRPSVNVITGVIKANFPSRIAFQVASKVDSRTIIDANGAEKLLGKGDMLFVFSGRPEVSRIHGAYISTEETFDIVTFLKEQGYQPKDRRTVLLETEGGSDEEGADIDLDDELFDEAARIVIHAEQGSVSLLQRRLRVGYSRAARLIDLLEDAGVVGPFEGSKAREVLVGEEWLRAREEEKRAGTSAEAE